One window of the Pyrus communis chromosome 17, drPyrComm1.1, whole genome shotgun sequence genome contains the following:
- the LOC137723544 gene encoding uncharacterized protein produces MKLSAKPIPSPGRTDKFPPPLVRFLRTNVGSRSRGRLRSSPMFVRKKNATAAAVETQEPSSPKVTCMGQVRVPRSSKKGDSRTGGARRATGAPTRRRCKWISNSLFCRHFPGKIKAKSFRPVWPKWVPFFQLGLCRKGEIKEYPPKIGSKFEDPIEGCSDGEDFIEEQEDQEFERKAKAFIYSSSASTPPKNALLLTRCRSAPYRASSLASRFWGSPVRAEETEAQQKATSEGESISGQESRLESESEEKLEFFRELESEIRERMAKSASTEDKDWDFVGSGRPLTLTRCKSEPARTAAEKLDPELYFWKTRRLGIVDSCSPSIL; encoded by the coding sequence ATGAAGCTATCTGCAAAACCCATACCGAGTCCGGGGCGGACGGACAAGTTCCCGCCGCCGTTGGTGAGGTTTCTGAGGACCAACGTCGGGAGCAGAAGCAGAGGCCGGTTGCGTTCGAGCCCAATGTTCGTGAGGAAGAAGAACGCCACCGCAGCCGCTGTCGAAACCCAAGAGCCATCTTCTCCTAAAGTCACGTGCATGGGGCAAGTCCGAGTCCCGCGGTCATCTAAGAAAGGCGATTCGCGGACCGGAGGAGCTAGACGGGCCACTGGAGCTCCGACCCGACGAAGGTGCAAATGGATCTCAAACAGCCTGTTTTGCCGCCATTTTCCCGGGAAAATCAAGGCCAAGTCTTTTCGACCCGTTTGGCCCAAATGGGTACCCTTTTTTCAACTGGGTTTGTGCAGAAAAGGCGAAATCAAAGAGTACCCACCAAAAATTGGATCGAAATTTGAAGACCCAATTGAAGGTTGTTCAGATGGGGAAGATTTTATCGAAGAACAAGAAGACCAAGAATTCGAAAGAAAGGCCAAAGCTTTCATCTATTCTTCTTCTGCCTCCACGCCGCCGAAGAACGCTTTGCTGTTAACCCGATGCAGATCTGCGCCGTACAGGGCGTCGTCTCTGGCGAGCAGATTTTGGGGGTCGCCGGTGAGAGCCGAGGAAACAGAGGCACAACAGAAAGCTACGTCAGAAGGGGAGTCGATTTCCGGTCAGGAATCAAGATTGGAATCGGAGAGCGAAGAAAAGTTGGAATTTTTCAGGGAATTGGAGAGCGAAATTCGAGAGAGAATGGCGAAATCGGCGAGCACCGAAGATAAAGACTGGGATTTCGTCGGGTCGGGTCGGCCGCTGACACTAACGAGGTGTAAATCGGAGCCGGCGAGAACGGCGGCGGAGAAGCTCGACCCGGAGTTGTATTTCTGGAAGACGAGAAGGTTGGGAATTGTTGATTCATGCTCACCCAGTATTttgtga